In a single window of the Bos taurus isolate L1 Dominette 01449 registration number 42190680 breed Hereford chromosome 23, ARS-UCD2.0, whole genome shotgun sequence genome:
- the IRF4 gene encoding interferon regulatory factor 4 isoform X3 → MNLEGGSRGGEFGMSSVSCGNGKLRQWLIDQIDSGKYPGLVWENEEKSIFRIPWKHAGKQDYNREEDAALFKAWALFKGKFREGIDKPDPPTWKTRLRCALNKSNDFEELVERSQLDISDPYKVYRIVPEGAKKGAKQLTLEDPQMPMSHPYSMPTPYPSLPAQQVHNYMIPPHDRGWREFVPDQPHAEIPYQCPVTFGPRGHHWQGPACENDCRLHICLYYREVLVKELTTSSPEGCRISHGHTYDASSLDQVLFPYPEDSSQRKNIEKLLSHLERGVVLWMAPDGLYAKRLCQSRIYWDGPLAICSDRPNKLERDQTCKLFDTQQFLSELQAFAHHGRPLPRFQVTLCFGEEFPDPQRQRKLITAHVEPLLARQLYYFAQQNSGHFLRGYDLPEHVGGPEDFHRPPRHSSIQE, encoded by the exons ATGAACCTGGAGGGCGGCAGCCGAGGCGGCGAGTTCGGCATGAGCTCCGTGAGCTGCGGCAACGGGAAGCTCCGCCAGTGGCTCATCGACCAGATCGACAGCGGCAAGTACCCGGGGCTGGTGTGGGAGAACGAGGAGAAGAGCATCTTCCGCATCCCCTGGAAGCACGCGGGCAAGCAGGACTACAACCGCGAGGAGGACGCCGCGCTCTTCAAG GCTTGGGCACTGTTTAAAGGGAAGTTTCGAGAAGGCATCGACAAGCCAGACCCTCCCACCTGGAAGACACGCCTGCGGTGTGCTCTGAACAAGAGCAATGACTTCGAGGAGCTGGTGGAGCGGAGCCAGCTGGACATCTCGGACCCCTACAAAGTGTACCGGATCGTCCCCGAGGGAGCCAAGAAAG GAGCGAAGCAGCTGACCCTGGAGGACCCGCAGATGCCCATGAGCCACCCGTACAGCATGCCGACTCCTTACCCCTCACTGCCTGCTCAG CAGGTTCATAACTACATGATCCCGCCCCACGACCGGGGCTGGAGGGAGTTCGTCCCAGACCAGCCGCACGCAGAGATCCCGTACCAGTGTCCCGTGACCTTCGGACCCCGCGGCCACCACTGGCAAGGCCCAGCCTGTGAAAATG ACTGCCGGCTCCACATCTGCCTCTACTACCGGGAAGTCCTGGTCAAGGAGCTGACCACGTCCAGCCCCGAGGGCTGCCGGATCTCCCACGGCCACACCTACGACGCCAGCAGCCTGGACCAGGTCCTGTTTCCCTACCCAGAGGACAGCAGCCAGAGGAAGAACATCGAGAagctgctgagccacctggagaggGGCGTGGTCCTCTGGATGGCCCCCGATGGGCTTTATGCCAAGAGACTGTGCCAGAGCAGAATCTACTGGGACGGGCCCCTGGCGATATGCAGCGACCGGCCCAACAAGCTGGAGAGAGACCAGACCTGCAAGCTGTTTGACACGCAGCAGTTCCTGTCAG AGCTGCAGGCGTTCGCGCACCACGGCCGGCCACTGCCAAGGTTCCAGGTGACTCTGTGTTTCGGGGAGGAGTTCCCAGATCCTCAGAGGCAGCGCAAGCTCATCACTGCCCAC GTTGAGCCTCTGTTGGCCAGACAGCTGTATTATTTTGCTCAGCAAAACAGCGGACACTTCCTCAGGGGCTATGACCTGCCCGAGCACGTCGGCGGCCCGGAGGACTTCCACAGGCCCCCCCGCCACTCCTCCATCCAGGAGTGA
- the IRF4 gene encoding interferon regulatory factor 4 isoform X1 — translation MNLEGGSRGGEFGMSSVSCGNGKLRQWLIDQIDSGKYPGLVWENEEKSIFRIPWKHAGKQDYNREEDAALFKAWALFKGKFREGIDKPDPPTWKTRLRCALNKSNDFEELVERSQLDISDPYKVYRIVPEGAKKGAKQLTLEDPQMPMSHPYSMPTPYPSLPAQQVHNYMIPPHDRGWREFVPDQPHAEIPYQCPVTFGPRGHHWQGPACENGCQVTGTFYACAPPESQAPGIPIEPSIRSAEALALSDCRLHICLYYREVLVKELTTSSPEGCRISHGHTYDASSLDQVLFPYPEDSSQRKNIEKLLSHLERGVVLWMAPDGLYAKRLCQSRIYWDGPLAICSDRPNKLERDQTCKLFDTQQFLSELQAFAHHGRPLPRFQVTLCFGEEFPDPQRQRKLITAHVEPLLARQLYYFAQQNSGHFLRGYDLPEHVGGPEDFHRPPRHSSIQE, via the exons ATGAACCTGGAGGGCGGCAGCCGAGGCGGCGAGTTCGGCATGAGCTCCGTGAGCTGCGGCAACGGGAAGCTCCGCCAGTGGCTCATCGACCAGATCGACAGCGGCAAGTACCCGGGGCTGGTGTGGGAGAACGAGGAGAAGAGCATCTTCCGCATCCCCTGGAAGCACGCGGGCAAGCAGGACTACAACCGCGAGGAGGACGCCGCGCTCTTCAAG GCTTGGGCACTGTTTAAAGGGAAGTTTCGAGAAGGCATCGACAAGCCAGACCCTCCCACCTGGAAGACACGCCTGCGGTGTGCTCTGAACAAGAGCAATGACTTCGAGGAGCTGGTGGAGCGGAGCCAGCTGGACATCTCGGACCCCTACAAAGTGTACCGGATCGTCCCCGAGGGAGCCAAGAAAG GAGCGAAGCAGCTGACCCTGGAGGACCCGCAGATGCCCATGAGCCACCCGTACAGCATGCCGACTCCTTACCCCTCACTGCCTGCTCAG CAGGTTCATAACTACATGATCCCGCCCCACGACCGGGGCTGGAGGGAGTTCGTCCCAGACCAGCCGCACGCAGAGATCCCGTACCAGTGTCCCGTGACCTTCGGACCCCGCGGCCACCACTGGCAAGGCCCAGCCTGTGAAAATG GTTGCCAGGTCACAGGAACCTTTTATGCTTGTGCCCCGCCTGAGTCCCAGGCCCCCGGGATCCCCATAGAGCCAAGCATAAGGTCTGCCGAAGCCTTGGCCCTCTCAG ACTGCCGGCTCCACATCTGCCTCTACTACCGGGAAGTCCTGGTCAAGGAGCTGACCACGTCCAGCCCCGAGGGCTGCCGGATCTCCCACGGCCACACCTACGACGCCAGCAGCCTGGACCAGGTCCTGTTTCCCTACCCAGAGGACAGCAGCCAGAGGAAGAACATCGAGAagctgctgagccacctggagaggGGCGTGGTCCTCTGGATGGCCCCCGATGGGCTTTATGCCAAGAGACTGTGCCAGAGCAGAATCTACTGGGACGGGCCCCTGGCGATATGCAGCGACCGGCCCAACAAGCTGGAGAGAGACCAGACCTGCAAGCTGTTTGACACGCAGCAGTTCCTGTCAG AGCTGCAGGCGTTCGCGCACCACGGCCGGCCACTGCCAAGGTTCCAGGTGACTCTGTGTTTCGGGGAGGAGTTCCCAGATCCTCAGAGGCAGCGCAAGCTCATCACTGCCCAC GTTGAGCCTCTGTTGGCCAGACAGCTGTATTATTTTGCTCAGCAAAACAGCGGACACTTCCTCAGGGGCTATGACCTGCCCGAGCACGTCGGCGGCCCGGAGGACTTCCACAGGCCCCCCCGCCACTCCTCCATCCAGGAGTGA
- the IRF4 gene encoding interferon regulatory factor 4 isoform X2 — MNLEGGSRGGEFGMSSVSCGNGKLRQWLIDQIDSGKYPGLVWENEEKSIFRIPWKHAGKQDYNREEDAALFKAWALFKGKFREGIDKPDPPTWKTRLRCALNKSNDFEELVERSQLDISDPYKVYRIVPEGAKKGAKQLTLEDPQMPMSHPYSMPTPYPSLPAQVHNYMIPPHDRGWREFVPDQPHAEIPYQCPVTFGPRGHHWQGPACENGCQVTGTFYACAPPESQAPGIPIEPSIRSAEALALSDCRLHICLYYREVLVKELTTSSPEGCRISHGHTYDASSLDQVLFPYPEDSSQRKNIEKLLSHLERGVVLWMAPDGLYAKRLCQSRIYWDGPLAICSDRPNKLERDQTCKLFDTQQFLSELQAFAHHGRPLPRFQVTLCFGEEFPDPQRQRKLITAHVEPLLARQLYYFAQQNSGHFLRGYDLPEHVGGPEDFHRPPRHSSIQE, encoded by the exons ATGAACCTGGAGGGCGGCAGCCGAGGCGGCGAGTTCGGCATGAGCTCCGTGAGCTGCGGCAACGGGAAGCTCCGCCAGTGGCTCATCGACCAGATCGACAGCGGCAAGTACCCGGGGCTGGTGTGGGAGAACGAGGAGAAGAGCATCTTCCGCATCCCCTGGAAGCACGCGGGCAAGCAGGACTACAACCGCGAGGAGGACGCCGCGCTCTTCAAG GCTTGGGCACTGTTTAAAGGGAAGTTTCGAGAAGGCATCGACAAGCCAGACCCTCCCACCTGGAAGACACGCCTGCGGTGTGCTCTGAACAAGAGCAATGACTTCGAGGAGCTGGTGGAGCGGAGCCAGCTGGACATCTCGGACCCCTACAAAGTGTACCGGATCGTCCCCGAGGGAGCCAAGAAAG GAGCGAAGCAGCTGACCCTGGAGGACCCGCAGATGCCCATGAGCCACCCGTACAGCATGCCGACTCCTTACCCCTCACTGCCTGCTCAG GTTCATAACTACATGATCCCGCCCCACGACCGGGGCTGGAGGGAGTTCGTCCCAGACCAGCCGCACGCAGAGATCCCGTACCAGTGTCCCGTGACCTTCGGACCCCGCGGCCACCACTGGCAAGGCCCAGCCTGTGAAAATG GTTGCCAGGTCACAGGAACCTTTTATGCTTGTGCCCCGCCTGAGTCCCAGGCCCCCGGGATCCCCATAGAGCCAAGCATAAGGTCTGCCGAAGCCTTGGCCCTCTCAG ACTGCCGGCTCCACATCTGCCTCTACTACCGGGAAGTCCTGGTCAAGGAGCTGACCACGTCCAGCCCCGAGGGCTGCCGGATCTCCCACGGCCACACCTACGACGCCAGCAGCCTGGACCAGGTCCTGTTTCCCTACCCAGAGGACAGCAGCCAGAGGAAGAACATCGAGAagctgctgagccacctggagaggGGCGTGGTCCTCTGGATGGCCCCCGATGGGCTTTATGCCAAGAGACTGTGCCAGAGCAGAATCTACTGGGACGGGCCCCTGGCGATATGCAGCGACCGGCCCAACAAGCTGGAGAGAGACCAGACCTGCAAGCTGTTTGACACGCAGCAGTTCCTGTCAG AGCTGCAGGCGTTCGCGCACCACGGCCGGCCACTGCCAAGGTTCCAGGTGACTCTGTGTTTCGGGGAGGAGTTCCCAGATCCTCAGAGGCAGCGCAAGCTCATCACTGCCCAC GTTGAGCCTCTGTTGGCCAGACAGCTGTATTATTTTGCTCAGCAAAACAGCGGACACTTCCTCAGGGGCTATGACCTGCCCGAGCACGTCGGCGGCCCGGAGGACTTCCACAGGCCCCCCCGCCACTCCTCCATCCAGGAGTGA